GTTGTCGCCCTGCTTGTACGCCTCCTTGATCGCGGCGAACCGCGTCTGCAGGAAGTAGAGCTGCAGCAGGAAGGGGTAGCGCTTGGCCTGGATCTCCTCCGGGCTCGCCGTGTAGAACAGCGGAAGGATCGGATTGTCGTCCACGCTCTCGTAGAAGACTTCGCTGCCCAGCTCCTTGGCGAGCAGCTCGGCCACACTCGTCTTGCCGATCCCGATCATGCCTCCGACGCAGATCACTGGCATACCTCACTTCTCCCTGGGGATCATCTGTTCCTGCATGGGTGGGCTGGGCACCCCACACCACTGAGTGGCCCGCCGGCGGTCACGCGATTCCCCGGGTTTCTTCATGATCAGCGTTATGTGGTCCTCACCCGGACCAAGGCCCCGACCCCGTCCGATCTCATCGATCGGCCGGCCTGAGCCGTGGCCCCGCGGCCGCCTTGAATCTTAAATGACCATTTGCGTCGTGCTGGCCAGAGCGCTGGTTGTCCCTCTCGCCTGCCCCCCGGCACCGTCATGGTGAGTCCTGTTCATCACATCCGGAGCGTGGGCCCCTGCCGGGAGTTCGGCAGGGGCCCACGGTTCAGACCGTTACGGAGGGCCGGGACCCTCCTCGGTGAGCGGCGAGCCGCCGAGATCAGTACCGCCTACTGCGGGCCTGACGGCCCGGCCTCACCTCAGGTGCCGGGTGAAGAACCGGGCCGCGGCGTCCCCCGCGAACTGCGGGACGCCGGTGTGCCCGCCCATGTTGGCGTGCAGCGTCTTCTCCTTGGAACCGAAGGCGTCGAACAGGTCCAGGGCCGCCTGACGGTCGTTCCCTTCGTCGTCCCACTGCAGCAGGACGTGCAGCGGAATGGTGACCTGCCGGGCCTCCTCGAACATGACGCGCGGTACGAGACTCCCCGCGAACAGAACGGCGGCCTCGATGCGCGGCTCGACCACCGCGAGCCGGATGCCGATGGAGATCACGCCCCCCGAATACCCGACCGGACCGCCGATCTCCGGCAGCGAGAGGAAGGCGTCCAGCGCGTCCTGCCACTCCGGGACCGCCTTGTCGACCAGGGGCAGGACGAGGGCGTCGACCACCCCGTCGCTGACCGGCTCGCCGGCCCGCATCGCCCGGCGCAGATCGGCGCGGGCCTGATCGAGGGCGGGCCAAGCGGGCCGGTCGCCGCTTCCGGGGAGCTCGATGGTGGCCGCCGCGAAGCCATCCGCAGCTGCGTCTTGGGCCCGGGCGACCAGCCGGGGGTACATCTTGCGCAGCCCGAGCGGAGGGTGGCCGAGCAGGATCAGTGGCACTGGTGCGGAAGCGGATGCGGCTTCGGGCGTCCACAGGATGCCGGGGATCTCACCGAGGGTGAATTCGCGTTCGAGGACGCCGTCGTCGAGGCGTTGCTCGGAAGTGAAATGCATGGTCGTGCCTTTCGGGAGTGCACTGGAACGGCGCTCCCGGACGACCTGTCTATCGCCCGACCGTGACCCCGGAGGGGAGCACCCATGTCGATACTGCGTTCACGGGTACCACCTCCTCGTTCTCTCGCACGGCCTCCGGAAATGTAGCAGTGGCCGACCTTCGTCCGCCAAACGGTTTTTCCCTGACTCGGCCGGGCCGGCGACCGGGGTGTCCAGGCGAAGCCGCGTCTCCTGGAACCGCTGGTGGTAGCGGTGCGTCTCCGGCCGGTCTGCAACCAAGCAGTTCCCCATGGGAGCCCGTCACCCCCTCCCGTACCGAGGGCAGGGCCGACCGCGGGGCTTCCGCCCCCACCGCCTCACCGTTACCTGGACGCCTTTCCTCCGGTTGTCGCTGCCGGCAGGCCATTCCACCCCCTACGAAGGCGACTGCATGACGACGAACAAGGTCACCGCACCCACGCTCACCCACGCACTGCTGACGGCAGCGCTGGCTGCGGTGTTCACCACCGGGGTCCAGCCGGCGATCGCGGCCGGGCCCGGTGACGGGGGCTGGAAGGGGGAGGGCGGGCTCACCCTGGACGCGGCCGACAACACCAAGGTCGACGCCTACCTCGACCGGGCGCGGGAAGCCGAGCGGACGATCAGTACGGATGTGCACACCGCCGCCCTGGCCACGGGAGCGGAACTCATCGGGTTCGACCACCGCCTGAAATCCCCCGACTCCCTCAAGCGCAAGGTCGCCACCTCCCTCAAGGAACAGCCCCAGCAAGACGTCGACGACGTCCTCGCCCGCTTGAGCGACGCCGTCCGCTACACCCTGCAATGGCCCGACGACACCTACACCCAAGGGGTCACCACGGCCTCGACCCTCCTGTCCGCCTGGGGCAACGACTCCACCAAGTGGTCCAACACCTGGGGCCGCACCGCCGGCTACAAGGGCCTCAACACAGGTTGGCGCGCACCCGGCTCCGGCCAGCTCTTCGAGGTCCAGTTCCACACCCCCGCGAGCAAGCACGCCCAGGAAGTGACCCACCTGCTGTACGAGGAACAGCGCCTTCCCTCGACGAGCCCTGACCGCAAGAAGGAGCTCCAAGCGCAGCAGGACGCCGTCTTCGCCGCCGTCCCGGCCCCTTCCGGCGCGGACCGCCTGACCGCGCCCGTCAGCCCCGCCGCCCCGCCGCCCATCCCGGCAGTCCGCTGAGGTCCACGATGTCAGCCCTGCCGTCGGTCCGAGGCACGATCGTGTCGAGCGCGCGCCCCGGACCGACACTCGTGCGTGGCTGGGGACTTGGGCAGGTTTGCCGCACGACGGCTACGGCACGTTCTGCCGTAGCCACACGTACGGGTACCTGTGCGTGCAGACAGACCTTGACCCCCCATTCCCTCAAGGGCCCGTGCGGCCGGCGGGCGCACGATCTGGGCCCGGCGGTCACCGAGCCTTCACCTGTCGGGCCCGCTCCAGTCGAAGGTGATGTGCTTGCTGGACTGGCCTTCCCTGCTCCACTGGAATCCGTAGGCGTCCGCGCGGTCCGCTGTCGAACGGCCCCAGGTCGCGACCTGGCCCGGTCCGGTCTCCGCGCCGGGCAGGTTGGTGGACTGGACGCGGGCGCCCTCCGGCGTGTTCGGTCCGGTGAGTGCTGCCGCGCTTGCCTCGACCCGGCCGGGGACGACGGCCCGCCAGCTCCCGAGGTCGTCGGCGACCTCGAACTCGATGGGGGCGAATTCCATGCCGCGCACTTCTGCGCCCATCATGTTCATCATCTCGGCGGGCCAACTGCCCGCCTGGCCACCGAAAATCATCTGGAGTGCTTCGCGCTGCGCGTCGTCGGCGCGCTCGTCCACGAAGACCGCCGCGAAGGCGTCGGAGTGCTCGGCCCAGAGGTTGCCGACGAACGAGCCCAGCATCAGCACATTGAGGCCGTCCAGCCGTGTGTCCCCGTATTGACCCTCGCGGATGTGCCACGCCAGGATGCCTTCGCAATCGCCGTCGGTGGGCAGCTGCGCGAAGGAGCAGGGGCAGGGCACGTTGCACTTGCAGGTGTCGAACCAGTCGCCTGCCGCGTGCCACTTCGGAACGGTCGCCGTGGTCTCGGACATCTCCCTGCCTCCTCGTGACCGCGTACCGGACGTCGGTCTCGGGCGGATGGCAGAACCCCCGGGATCCGTCGCCGGCCCACGCCCGGGTCGTACAGGGTCTCCCTCCAGAGTATCCTCCTCTGGCCGCCGAGAGGCCCCGGATCCGCACGGGCACGTACAGGTCCACTGTGATGTGCTGGAAGTGTGCGCTTCGACCGGAAGGCCATGGCACCACCCCTGCGTCCGGCAAACCTGCTGTCTGCCCGGCAGCTGGCACTCGCCTGGTCCCTGATGACCCTGATCGCCCTGCTCGCCTGGGTGCTGGTCGTCAGCCAGGCCCGTGACACGGGGGTCGAACCGGGGACCATGGGCATGGGCATCCCGCTGTTCCTGCTGTTCTGGCTGACGATGATGATCGCCATGATGTTCCCGTCCGTGGCCCCCGTCGCCATCACCTGGACCAGGGCCATCAGCCGGCAGTCCGCCGGAGCCGTCCGGGTGGCCCGTACCACCCAGTTCGTGGGCGGCTACCTCCTGGCCTGGACGGTCTTCGGCCTGATCGCATACGGGCTCCTCGCGGCGACCGGGGCCTTGGTGGACGAGCACCCCGCCGTGGGGCGCTGGATCGGTGCGGGCGCCTTCCTACTCGCCGGGCTGTACCAGTTCACCCCGCTCAAGAGCCTTTGCCTGCGCCACTGCCGCAGTCCCATGGGACAGCTCGTGCGCTACGCCGGCTTCCGGCCCGGGGCCCGCGACCTGCGGGTCGGGGCCCACCACGGGGCGTACTGCGTCGGCTGCTGCTGGGGACTGATGATCGTTCTCGTCCCGCTGGGCGTGATGAACGTCCTGGGGATGGCGGCGGTGGCCGTGGTGATCTTCATCGAGAAGCTGTGGCGCCTGGGCCCGGCCTTCTCCGCCGCTGTCGGGTTGGCGTTCGTCGTCCTTGCCGTCGTGGCCCCCTTCCAGCCCTGGCTACTGCCGGGTCTGACGCCGCCGCAGTCACCGATGACGACGATGCTCCCGTCCTGAAAGGTGCGGCAGAAGGGTGGGTGCGGCAGCGTCGCATGCTGGCTGACCTGCGGTTTCACCCGTCCGTGGCGAGGTCGTGCAGGGTGGCGACTGCGCGGACGGCGCGGTGGGCTGCCCACCCGGCGCGCCGTGATCGCCCTCGTCCGGGACGCGGCGCCGGCAAGGAGCCGACCGGGCAGTGGTGGCAGGCCGCCTCCGCCAGACAGGCGAAAGCGCCATTCGGTTGGGTGCCACCGGCCCCGAACCGGTTGCGGCCGTCCGCGTTTGGCTGGTTGCTGAGAGTGTCGTCAAGAACGGCGCGACTCCTGGGAGGCACCATGAGCTACCAGCAGGATCTGATAATTTGCCGCGAATTGGGCGAACGCCATGGCGAGAGCCGGGCGCTGAACAGCCTCGGCGTCGCCCTGCAGCAGGTGCAGCGGTTCGACGAGGCCATCGAGGCCCATCAGCAGGACCTCGTCACATGCCGCGAGCTGGGCGAGCGCCATGCCGAAGGGCAGGCCCTGAACAATCTCGGCACGGCTCTGCAGCAGGTGCAGCGGTTCGACGAGGCCATCGACGCACACCAGCAGGCCGCCGCCCGGTTCACCGAGCTGGGCGACCACCACCGTGAGGGACAGGCCCTGAACAACCTGGGTACGGCTTCGCAGCAGGTACGGCGGTTCGAGGAAGCCATCGACGCACACCAGCAGGCCGCCGCCCGGTTCACCGCACTCGGCGACCACCACCGCGAGGGGCAGGCCCTGAACAACCTGGGTACGGCCTCGCAGCAGGTACGGCGGTTCGACGAGGCCATCGACGCACACCAGCAGGCCGCCGCCCGGTTCGCCGAGCTGGGCGACCACGACGGTGAGGGCCGGGCCCTGAACAACCTGGGTACGGCTCTGCAGCAGGTGCGCCGGTTCGAGGAAGCCATCGACGCACACCAGCAGGCCGCCGCCCGGTTCGCCGAGCTGGGCGACCACGACGGTGAGGGCCGGGCCCTGAACAACCTGGGTACGGCTCTGCAGCAGGTGCGCCGGTTCGAGGAAGCCATCGACGCACACCAACAGGCCGCCGCCCGGTTCATGGAACTCGGCGACCACGAGGGCGAGGGCCGGGCCCTGAACAACCTGGGCATGGCTCTGCAGCAGGTGCGCCGGTTCGACGAGGCCATCGACGCACACCAACAGGCCGCCGCCCGGTTCGCCGAGATGAGCGACGACGAGGGCAGGGTCCTGAACAACCTCGGCACCGCCCTCCAGTCCCGCGGGCTGTGGCGGGTACGCAAGGGCAAGAGCCAGAGCGAGGCCAAGGGCCAGAGCGACGGCAAGGGCCAGAGCGACGGCAAGGGCGATGCCAGTAGCGATGTCAAGATTCGCGGCGAACGTCTGGTACCGCTCATCGTGGACATCCCCTCGGGATCCTCGGCCGTATCGGCGTCAACGACCACCGCCGCCTCCTCTTCCCCGGAGCCGGCCGCGAAGATGGAGGTCATCCCGCTCACTCCCTTGGACGAGTCGTCATCGGCGCAGGCCGACCTCCAGATGGGCAACAAGCGCTGGGGACGCCGCCGCAAGGCGCAAGACCCGGTGCTCTCCGACGACCGGTAGTAAGACGGGGGCGTGCGCGGTCAGCAGCCGCGGACGCCGAATCCACACACCGTCTCCGAGCGGTACACCGTGCCCGGCCGCAGTTCCTTACGGGGAACCGCGGCCGGTTGGGGTTCCGGCAAGTGCTCCTCGAAGAACGCCGGCGGGTACGCCTGCCCCGATGACGGCCGTGGCGGGATCTCCGAGAGGTGTCAGGTCGAACCACTCCCCGCGCCCCCGGTGCACCCGGTGCGTCAGCCGCCGCCCGACGATCCGGCCGCAGCTCCGGGCAGGGGCTGAGGGAGCCGGACGACGCCGTTGCAGACGTCTCGCGCCTGCGTTCGACCGCCGCACTGGCGTCCCGGTCCCGCGCTCGGCCGACGCGTGGGCTCGCCGGAGCGGGCCGGTGACGGAGCGCGGGCGGTGTGTGGGGCGACCATGGACAGGTGCGAAACGTTCCAGGGCGTGACCAGGGGGCCGAGCAGCCCGAGCCCGCCGACCCCGCCGAGGGCGTCGAGGGGGCCGATCAGCGGGCGCTCGGCGCGGCCCTGCTCGAAGTCTGCGCGGCCACAGGGGCGTCCATCGGCATGCTCTACTTGCCCGATCCCACCCGGCGCGTCCTGCGTCTGGCGATGACCCTCGGCCTGGCCCGAGAACTCGCGCTGCCCTGGTCCCGGGTCCCCATCGACGATGCCATCCCGGTGGCCGACGCAGTTCGCGACGGGCGGTTCGTCTGGC
This Streptomyces sp. NBC_00539 DNA region includes the following protein-coding sequences:
- a CDS encoding alpha/beta hydrolase — translated: MHFTSEQRLDDGVLEREFTLGEIPGILWTPEAASASAPVPLILLGHPPLGLRKMYPRLVARAQDAAADGFAAATIELPGSGDRPAWPALDQARADLRRAMRAGEPVSDGVVDALVLPLVDKAVPEWQDALDAFLSLPEIGGPVGYSGGVISIGIRLAVVEPRIEAAVLFAGSLVPRVMFEEARQVTIPLHVLLQWDDEGNDRQAALDLFDAFGSKEKTLHANMGGHTGVPQFAGDAAARFFTRHLR
- a CDS encoding ATP nucleotide 3'-pyrophosphokinase; this translates as MTTNKVTAPTLTHALLTAALAAVFTTGVQPAIAAGPGDGGWKGEGGLTLDAADNTKVDAYLDRAREAERTISTDVHTAALATGAELIGFDHRLKSPDSLKRKVATSLKEQPQQDVDDVLARLSDAVRYTLQWPDDTYTQGVTTASTLLSAWGNDSTKWSNTWGRTAGYKGLNTGWRAPGSGQLFEVQFHTPASKHAQEVTHLLYEEQRLPSTSPDRKKELQAQQDAVFAAVPAPSGADRLTAPVSPAAPPPIPAVR
- a CDS encoding DUF1326 domain-containing protein, producing the protein MSETTATVPKWHAAGDWFDTCKCNVPCPCSFAQLPTDGDCEGILAWHIREGQYGDTRLDGLNVLMLGSFVGNLWAEHSDAFAAVFVDERADDAQREALQMIFGGQAGSWPAEMMNMMGAEVRGMEFAPIEFEVADDLGSWRAVVPGRVEASAAALTGPNTPEGARVQSTNLPGAETGPGQVATWGRSTADRADAYGFQWSREGQSSKHITFDWSGPDR
- a CDS encoding DUF2182 domain-containing protein, which translates into the protein MAPPLRPANLLSARQLALAWSLMTLIALLAWVLVVSQARDTGVEPGTMGMGIPLFLLFWLTMMIAMMFPSVAPVAITWTRAISRQSAGAVRVARTTQFVGGYLLAWTVFGLIAYGLLAATGALVDEHPAVGRWIGAGAFLLAGLYQFTPLKSLCLRHCRSPMGQLVRYAGFRPGARDLRVGAHHGAYCVGCCWGLMIVLVPLGVMNVLGMAAVAVVIFIEKLWRLGPAFSAAVGLAFVVLAVVAPFQPWLLPGLTPPQSPMTTMLPS
- a CDS encoding tetratricopeptide repeat protein: MSYQQDLIICRELGERHGESRALNSLGVALQQVQRFDEAIEAHQQDLVTCRELGERHAEGQALNNLGTALQQVQRFDEAIDAHQQAAARFTELGDHHREGQALNNLGTASQQVRRFEEAIDAHQQAAARFTALGDHHREGQALNNLGTASQQVRRFDEAIDAHQQAAARFAELGDHDGEGRALNNLGTALQQVRRFEEAIDAHQQAAARFAELGDHDGEGRALNNLGTALQQVRRFEEAIDAHQQAAARFMELGDHEGEGRALNNLGMALQQVRRFDEAIDAHQQAAARFAEMSDDEGRVLNNLGTALQSRGLWRVRKGKSQSEAKGQSDGKGQSDGKGDASSDVKIRGERLVPLIVDIPSGSSAVSASTTTAASSSPEPAAKMEVIPLTPLDESSSAQADLQMGNKRWGRRRKAQDPVLSDDR